One part of the Gammaproteobacteria bacterium genome encodes these proteins:
- a CDS encoding cbb3-type cytochrome c oxidase subunit I yields MANPEQAAPGLVDTDLVRHWLYWGLAWLTVFPLVGLLVSIKFHNPEFLGSEPWFTFGRLRPVHVNGVIFGAFSTPFLGLLYYFVPRLAGRPMAGMALSRWALWGWQLFLATGTVSFLFGQNLGFEADEFEWPWNILRWIVLAIIGSQVLVTLFRRRQAGFYVALWYTTAALVWTLMNLVLGNVILPYVEMSGISNAALHGLYIHYVVGLWITPAGLALMYYFIPLACKNPLFSHALSKFGFWTLALLYPFVGTHHYLFSPIPFHNQTLSIVTSMLLIIPVWAVVTNLFGTVLGRWGAIAHGTDADSYGAKFLLLGVFFYLVGCFQGSTEALRRVQELTHFSDFVIAHSHFTVFGTFVVAVVGSMYYIWPRVTGRRLWSARMASWHFWLTVAGASVMVLGLTAQGFVQGGMLEYGANFVDSVVEMKPWWVTRTLAGATMDIGFVLMVVNFIQTARHGGPFVETAGSAALAARPAGEERRILSTPSGVFLLPGITYFFAAVFVQGIWPSLLPSTNTPAVKDAGTGLTLRAVDYSPTERRGRRVYIREGCWYCHSQYIRPVTGETRRWGPLSQAGEYVYDQPHLLGTRRIGPDL; encoded by the coding sequence ATGGCGAATCCGGAGCAGGCAGCCCCAGGGCTGGTCGATACCGATCTGGTCAGGCACTGGCTGTACTGGGGGCTGGCCTGGCTGACGGTGTTCCCGCTGGTCGGGCTGCTGGTCTCCATCAAGTTCCATAACCCCGAGTTCCTTGGCAGCGAACCCTGGTTCACGTTCGGACGGCTGCGCCCGGTGCACGTGAACGGCGTGATCTTCGGGGCCTTCAGCACCCCGTTCCTCGGGCTGCTGTATTATTTCGTGCCGCGCCTGGCCGGCCGGCCGATGGCCGGGATGGCGCTGAGCCGCTGGGCGCTGTGGGGCTGGCAGCTGTTTCTGGCCACCGGCACGGTCTCCTTCCTGTTCGGTCAGAACCTGGGTTTCGAGGCCGACGAATTCGAGTGGCCGTGGAACATCCTGCGCTGGATCGTACTCGCCATCATCGGCAGCCAGGTCCTGGTCACGCTGTTCCGGCGCCGCCAGGCCGGATTCTACGTCGCGCTCTGGTACACCACCGCGGCGCTGGTGTGGACCCTGATGAACCTGGTCCTCGGCAACGTCATTCTCCCCTATGTGGAGATGTCCGGCATCAGCAATGCCGCCCTGCATGGTCTGTATATCCACTACGTCGTCGGTCTGTGGATCACGCCCGCCGGACTGGCGCTGATGTATTACTTCATCCCGCTGGCCTGCAAGAACCCGCTCTTCAGTCACGCCCTGTCCAAGTTCGGCTTCTGGACCCTCGCGCTGCTGTATCCCTTCGTCGGCACGCATCATTACCTGTTCAGTCCGATACCCTTTCACAACCAGACGCTCTCCATCGTGACCAGCATGCTGTTGATCATCCCGGTCTGGGCGGTGGTCACCAATCTGTTCGGGACGGTGCTCGGCCGCTGGGGCGCCATCGCGCACGGCACCGATGCCGACAGCTACGGCGCGAAATTTCTCCTGCTCGGGGTCTTCTTCTATCTGGTCGGATGTTTTCAGGGATCTACCGAGGCACTGCGCCGCGTGCAGGAACTGACCCATTTCAGCGACTTCGTCATTGCCCACTCCCATTTCACCGTCTTCGGCACCTTCGTGGTCGCGGTGGTGGGGTCGATGTACTACATCTGGCCGCGCGTCACCGGCCGCCGGCTGTGGAGTGCGCGCATGGCGAGCTGGCACTTCTGGCTCACGGTGGCCGGCGCCAGCGTCATGGTGCTGGGCCTGACCGCGCAGGGTTTCGTCCAGGGCGGCATGCTGGAATACGGCGCCAATTTCGTCGACAGCGTCGTCGAGATGAAGCCCTGGTGGGTGACGCGCACGCTGGCCGGCGCCACGATGGACATCGGCTTCGTGCTGATGGTGGTCAACTTCATCCAGACCGCGCGCCATGGGGGCCCGTTCGTGGAGACTGCCGGCAGCGCGGCGCTGGCGGCCCGTCCGGCCGGCGAGGAAAGGCGCATCCTCAGCACGCCGAGCGGCGTGTTCCTGCTGCCCGGCATCACCTATTTCTTCGCGGCGGTGTTCGTCCAGGGGATCTGGCCTTCGCTGCTGCCGTCGACCAATACCCCGGCCGTGAAGGACGCCGGTACCGGTCTTACGCTGCGCGCGGTCGACTATTCGCCGACGGAGCGGCGCGGGCGCCGTGTCTATATCCGCGAGGGTTGCTGGTACTGCCATTCGCAGTATATCCGGCCGGTGACCGGCGAGACGCGCCGCTGGGGCCCATTGTCGCAGGCGGGTGAATATGTCTATGACCAGCCGCACCTGCTCGGCACGCGTCGCATCGGGCCCGATCTG
- a CDS encoding putative zinc-binding metallopeptidase translates to MASRSKSTAARHKPRRWTRLPKDKLLDLRICDLGLRIEGSSLEPRIEQLYRELGQRGFVFRPHFWLSDEWYCPDGVPGIAIPFFLSHPRLRRLEHEALMEVEGGTRDWCMRLLRHETAHALLNAYRLHERPDWKRHFGRPNAAYPDTYLPKPYSKRFVHNLPNWYAQAHPHEDWAETFAVWLRPKSDWRRRYRLWPALMKLEYVDTLMREIRSRRPLLSNRREDRPTGRIRTTLRDYYAAKVARYGSDSPEFADRDLLKMFSPDPAHARNEKASRYIRRTQREVIDVVERWTAEYKYRISKVLKGMERRCDELDLRIARDEQELKIDLVALLTSVVLQKLYSGGFRIHL, encoded by the coding sequence ATGGCCTCCCGGAGCAAATCGACCGCCGCCCGTCACAAACCCCGGCGCTGGACGCGCCTGCCGAAGGACAAGCTGCTCGACCTGCGCATCTGCGACCTCGGCCTGCGCATCGAAGGCTCGTCGCTGGAGCCCCGCATCGAGCAGCTCTACCGGGAACTGGGGCAGCGCGGCTTCGTCTTCCGCCCGCATTTCTGGCTGTCGGACGAGTGGTACTGCCCGGACGGCGTGCCCGGCATCGCGATCCCGTTCTTCCTTTCCCATCCGCGCCTGCGCCGCCTGGAACATGAGGCCCTGATGGAGGTGGAAGGCGGCACGCGCGACTGGTGCATGCGCCTGCTGCGTCATGAGACCGCTCACGCCCTGCTCAATGCCTACCGCCTGCACGAACGGCCCGACTGGAAGCGCCACTTCGGCCGCCCCAACGCCGCCTATCCGGACACCTACCTGCCCAAGCCCTACAGCAAGCGCTTCGTGCACAACCTGCCCAACTGGTACGCCCAGGCGCACCCGCACGAGGACTGGGCCGAGACCTTCGCCGTCTGGCTGCGGCCGAAGTCGGACTGGCGGCGGCGCTACCGCCTGTGGCCGGCCCTGATGAAACTCGAATACGTCGACACCCTGATGCGCGAGATCCGCTCCCGGCGCCCGCTGCTGAGCAACCGCCGCGAGGACCGGCCGACGGGCAGGATACGGACCACCCTGCGTGACTACTATGCCGCCAAGGTCGCGCGCTACGGCTCCGACAGCCCGGAATTCGCCGACCGCGACCTGCTCAAGATGTTCTCCCCCGACCCCGCGCACGCCCGCAACGAAAAGGCCTCACGTTACATCCGCCGCACGCAACGCGAGGTCATCGATGTGGTCGAACGCTGGACGGCGGAGTATAAATACCGCATCAGCAAGGTGCTCAAGGGCATGGAACGTCGCTGCGATGAACTCGACCTGCGCATCGCGCGCGACGAACAGGAACTGAAGATCGACCTGGTGGCCCTGCTCACTTCGGTCGTCCTGCAAAAACTCTACAGTGGCGGATTCCGCATCCATCTATGA